The proteins below come from a single Pieris brassicae chromosome 1, ilPieBrab1.1, whole genome shotgun sequence genomic window:
- the LOC123711941 gene encoding RNA cytidine acetyltransferase has translation MVKKKIDNRIRVMIENGVKLGHRTMILLVGDKSRDQVPILYDMLVKSTVKARPTVLWCYKNKDEAISNHGRKRAKKIAAGKLEVSEESLFDSFRVATTIHGRYYSESHAMLGQTYGVCVLQDFEALTPNLMARTIETVEGGGLIIFLLKSMNSLRQLHSITMDVHSRFKTEAHDTVVNRFNERFLLSLADNPRCLVLDDSLNVLPISSKTAQVDPVNVAPEKVNPKLTELIQSLSDSPPAGPLVALCRTYDQATALIALINTLADKQSRPPHCLTASRGRGKSACLGLAVAAAVSLGYVNIYVTSPHPENLITLFEFVLKGLDACLYQEHIDYNIVRSTNPDFKKAIVRVNVARNSRQTIQYITPDDHSLLSAADLVLVDEAAAIPLEHVAAAATKAPLALLSSTVSGYEGTGRALSLKLFAQLQNEHNAPPPIKLEEPIRYRAGDPIERWLNSVLCLEAPPPSPGAGAPPPAACELLRVNRDALFCYHKAAEAFLHRLVAIYVSSHYKNSPNDLQLLADAPAHCLFVLLAPTPPKATSMPEVLCVIQLCLEGNLSDRSVKDSLGRGRKAAGDLIPWNICEQFGDKDFPKLSGARIVRIATHPSYQRMGYGKRALQQLAAYYSGDIPCLDEVASDGDDEQNGPNESLHTETIVPRAKPPTLLRRLTEVKAEHLDYLGTSFGLTENLLKFWKSQKYVPVYLSQKSNDLTGEHSCIMLRSMGDTSWLAAYSVDFKKRFSRLLGRSFRKLPAALALSTLLNDSVKIEKPLATKELIEQHLSGHDLSRVESYCRQQADYRLITDLIAPLAYLIFHTKISLKLDAVQQVLFIAMGFQMKDVDDIASELGLPGSQILAKFYEACKKINSALNVILENTVAKEIGIDDKTADVSTGGPIKQSLQDELSKAAKELERKQRKELSRLMGEDLAQYRIKGSDLDWGQALTTSNQKHLVSVKSGEKRLGDDSKEIDDLIESHGNKKKKKKHVRNKD, from the exons ATGGTTAAGAAGAAAATTGATAATCGTATTCGTGTAATGATAGAAAATGGAGTTAAACTTGGCCACCGAACAATGATTTTACTTGTGGGTGATAAAAGCAGAGATCAA GTACCGATTTTATATGATATGTTAGTGAAATCAACAGTCAAAGCAAGACCGACAGTGTTATGGTGTTATAAGAATAAGGATGAAGCCATTAGCAA tcATGGACGTAAAAGAGCAAAAAAAATAGCAGCAGGTAAATTGGAAGTGTCAGAAGAATCTCTGTTTGATTCATTCCGAGTAGCCACAACCATCCATGGAAGATACTATTCTGAAAGTCATGCTATGCTCGGACAGACTTATGGTGTTTGTGTATTACAG GACTTTGAGGCTCTAACACCAAATTTAATGGCAAGAACAATAGAAACTGTAGAAGGAGGTGGATTAATAATATTCCTATTGAAATCCATGAACTCATTACGACAGTTACACTCAATAACTATGGATGTGCATTCACG gTTCAAAACGGAAGCACATGACACAGTTGTGAATAGATTCAATGAAAGATTTCTACTATCCTTGGCCGATAACCCCCGATGTCTGGTTTTAGATGATTCACTCAATGTACTGCCAATATCCTCTAAAACAGCACAAGTAGATCCAGTAAATGTAGCGCCAGAG AAAGTAAATCCAAAACTGACAGAACTAATACAATCACTATCAGACAGTCCACCGGCAGGACCGTTGGTTGCGTTATGTAGAACGTATGATCAAGCAACCGCGTTAATAGCACTCATAAATACATTAGCAGACAAACAGTCTAG ACCGCCGCACTGCCTTACAGCCAGTCGTGGTCGTGGTAAGTCAGCATGTTTAGGCCTGGCCGTTGCGGCTGCGGTGTCTCTGGGCTATGTTAACATCTACGTCACGTCTCCACACCCGGAGAACTTGATTACGTTGTTTGAGTTCGTCCTCAAGGGTCTCGATGCCTGCTTGTACCAGGAACACATAGATTACAATATAGTTCGATCAACGAACCCAGATTTTAAGAAGGCCATTGTGAGAGTCAACGTTGCGAGAAATTCGCGGCAGACTATtcag TACATAACCCCAGACGACCACTCGTTGCTATCTGCTGCTGACCTGGTACTTGTGGACGAGGCGGCTGCCATTCCCCTGGAACATGTGGCTGCTGCAGCCACCAAGGCTCCTTTAGCTCTTCTATCTTCGACAGTTTCAGGCTATGAAGGAACTGGACGGGCTCTATCTTTGAAACTCTTCGCACAACTACAAAATGAACACAACGCGCCTCCACCG atCAAACTAGAAGAACCCATTCGTTATCGTGCCGGTGACCCAATAGAGCGTTGGTTAAACTCCGTCCTCTGTCTGGAGGCGCCTCCGCCATCGCCAGGCGCAGGAGCTCCACCCCCTGCCGCCTGCGAACTGTTACGCGTGAACAGAGATGCCTTGTTTTGCTACCATAAGGCTGCTGAAGCATTCCTCCATAGGCTGGTTGCTATTTATGTGTCTAGTCATTATAAG aacaGTCCGAACGACCTCCAACTACTGGCAGATGCGCCTGCGCACTGCCTCTTCGTATTACTCGCGCCGACTCCACCAAAAGCCACCTCCATGCCAGAAGTACTGTGCGTCATACAGCTGTGTCTTGAAGGGAATTTGTCTGACAG ATCGGTAAAAGACAGTCTCGGACGCGGTCGCAAAGCCGCTGGAGACCTTATACCATGGAACATTTGTGAACAATTCGGTGATAAGGACTTTCCAAAGTTGTCTGGAGCCAGAATTGTAAGGATCGCCACACATCCCTCGTATCAACGG ATGGGTTATGGCAAGCGTGCCTTACAACAACTGGCCGCATACTACTCCGGTGACATACCATGCCTTGATGAAGTAGCCAGTGATGGTGATGATGAGCAGAACGGACCCAATGAATCGCTTCACACGGAGACCATTGTACCTAG GGCAAAACCACCGACCCTTCTACGTCGTTTAACAGAAGTAAAGGCTGAGCATTTGGACTATTTGGGTACCAGTTTTGGACTAACAGAAAATCTCCTGAAGTTTTGGAAATCACAGAAATATGTTCCGGTATAtttaag TCAAAAATCAAACGACTTAACGGGCGAACACTCGTGTATAATGCTTCGATCGATGGGAGATACGTCCTGGTTGGCCGCCTACAGTGTTGACTTCAAAAAGAGATTTTCCCGACTTTTGGGGAGATCTTTTAGAAAGCTTCCCGCCGCGTTGGCACTCTCTACTCTTCTCAATGACAGCGTCAAAATTGAAAAGCCTC TAGCAACAAAAGAGCTTATAGAGCAACATCTCTCTGGGCACGACCTCTCTCGAGTAGAGTCGTACTGTCGGCAACAAGCCGACTACAGGCTGATCACAGATCTCATAGCACCTCTGGCATATCTCATCTTCCACACGAAGATCTCACTCAAATTGGATGCTGTACAACAG gTACTTTTCATAGCGATGGGCTTCCAAATGAAAGACGTAGACGACATCGCATCGGAGCTCGGCCTCCCCGGTTCCCAGATTTTAGCGAAATTCTACGAAGCGTGTAAAAAGATAAATTCAGCACTCAACGTTATATTGGAAAATACCGTCGCCAAGGAAATCGGTATCGATGATAAAACCGCTGACGTCAGCACTGGAGGACCCATCAAACAAAGCCTCCAAGACGAGTTATCGAAGGCGGCCAAG GAGTTGGAACGCAAACAACGCAAAGAGTTGTCCCGACTCATGGGAGAGGATCTCGCTCAGTATAGGATCAAGGGAAGTGATCTGGATTGGGGCCAAGCACTTACCACGTCCAATCAAAAGCATCTAGTTTCTGTCAAAAG tggtGAAAAGCGCCTCGGCGATGATAGCAAAGAGATCGATGACTTAATAGAGTCACACGGGAAcaagaagaaaaagaagaaaCATGTTAGGAATAAAGAttag